The Nicotiana sylvestris chromosome 6, ASM39365v2, whole genome shotgun sequence genomic sequence CCTTAAACGCAAGTGCAAAAATTTGGAACtcagggctagtgaaagtgatagtaaaaatactgagttgaagaaccaggttcttaaACTTGACACTACTGTCTTAGAACAtagatctgaaaatttaaaactaaaattaggaacaTGTAAAAAGAAAGTTGATCTCACACacctcaccttagaagaaaatttaggaaaaatgaaggatgagctgTACAAgagagatgagcagataagagtcctaaaagaagatctaggcaaggtgaagcatgaactagacagaagtTGCAAATGGTATAAGTCCTCTGATGCACTATCCTGGATACAAGAGCACCAcagtagcaataagagaggacttggctatagGACcccagcacctaagtgggatcccaaaagcaagtacatcacacttcctgagaacaaaatctaCACAtactgtggcaagactggtcattacaaaagtgaatgtaatgcaaaagaaaaggccagtcaaaagaacaaaacttttgttcaagagaaaaataggctgcttggatgggctaaaaagaatttaattcacccctttgcctatagaaaagggacccaaactagtttgggttcttAAGACTAACCCATGATTTCGTTTTTCAGGTCCAAGtaaagggaagtagccaaatatggtacatggatagtggctgctcaaagcatatgactcgAAGTAAGAATCGGTTcgtttcacttgaggacctaaaaggaggtaatgtctcctttggaaatgggaagaaaggtgagatcattggggttgaaaaggtaggtaagacagactcacattccattgagagtgtctacttgatagatggcttgaaatatagcctaatcagtgtatcacaattgTGTGACAGTGGTAACCTGGTAGCATTCACATCTACTaaatgttttgtgattaatcttaccactgacaagattgttttgcaggggaaaagagttaacaatatttacattgtagatttgtccactctttcagaaaatgaactcacttgcttgaatgtgttggacaatgatcccctcttgtggcacaaaagacttggtcatgcaagtctaaatcaactcaacaaattattctccaaggacctggtgatagggttaccttagatcaagttcaaggaagacaaagtttgtgaggcttgtgcaagggggaagcaggtaagatcctcttttaaatgcaagaaagtggtaagcacgaccaggtcaatggaactggttcatatggatctctgtggtctaatgagaacattgagcagagtagtaagaaatatgtgatggtacttgttgatgattactctaggtttacttgggtattgtttttaacatctaaggatgaagcatttgacatgtttactgcctttgttagaaaaactcagaaacaactaggtaatcaacttgcatcaattaggtctgatcatggaactgaatttgaaaatgctaagtttgctgaattttgtgatgagcatggtatagatcataatttctctacccctaggactcctcaacaaaatggagtagttgaaagaaagaataggactcttgaagatatggctaggactatgcatCTCTCTAGTAACttgccccatagcttctgggcataGGCTGTAAATACggcatgttacatcattaataggtgcatgactagacctcttgtagagaagactccctataagttacttaaagggaaaaacaaatatatatcccatcttagggcatttgaatgcaagtgctttgtgcacaataatggaaaggactccctaggtaagtttaatcctagaagtgatgagggagtattcttgggatattcttcacatagcaaagcttataaagtctacaacaaaagaactttgtgtgtagaagaaagtgtacatataGTTTtttatgaaactaacattctttctaagagacaggaacatgaagatgaagctattgggctggtaaaagaatTGAGTGAAGTCACAGCTCAAGTTGAAactgcaccaaaagaaggaacagattcttccatccagggcaacctaacagggggaactgaacaaaaAAGAACTTAAACTAATCCCTAAATGGAACCTGTTCATGTGtatgttcctcagcaacagaacatagGAGAAACATCAAatagaaaccagttggttgtgaaaccttacaagtatcaaagttctcatcccattgagaacataattactgatccaacctctagagttaaaactagatcacaattaaagaatctgtgtgcttttgatgctttcttatctcttattgaacctaaaaatgttgttgaggctttgtaggatgcaggctgggtaaatgcaatgcaagatgaactcaatcagtttgaaagaagtcaagtttggcatccggttccaagacccaaggacagatcagtaattggcactaaatggTTCTTCAGAaataaacttgatgaagatgaaaTTGTTACAAGGAACAACGCAAGGTTGGTAGTTTAAGGTTACCGCCAGGAGGAAgtcatagactatgatgagacctttgttCATGTTGCAAGATTGGAAGCAATAAGACTCCTTATAGCCTTTGCAACATACATGGAATTTACTCTTTATGAGAttgatgtcaaaagtgccttcctaaatggctacctaaaggaagaagtgtttgtcaaacaacctcTAGGTTTTTAAGCAAGGAGTGTTTAGAACATGTTTACATATtagacaaggctctttatggactcaagcaggctcctagagcatggtatgaatgactgtccaaattcctacttgaacatggctacaagagaggtaaaattgacagtactctattcttgagggaaaaaggtaaggaccttcttgtagtacaaatatatgttgatgacataatctttgagGCAACCACTGAAAAATTAAGTAAGGAATTTGCAAAACTTatgggaagtgaatttgaaatgagtatgatgggtgagcttaatttcttCTTAGGCTTGCAAATTAAATAAAactcaaatggaaccatgatccatcagcagaaatatgcaaaagagttgattaagaagtttaaaatggaatAAACAAAAGAAATAGACACTTCTATTGCAACAGCCACAAAAttggacatagatgaacctggttcatctgttaaTCAGaattgtataggggtatgattggttcacttttatatcttactgctagcagacctgacattgttttcagtgtagggttttgtgctcgatttcaagcaaatccaaaggaatctcacttgactaTTGTTAAGAGAATattaagatacttgaaaggcactactgatctttgtatttggtatccaaaaggtagtaactttaacctagtgggatatgctgatgctgactatgcaaGTTTCCtggtggataggaaaagcacctcaggtatggcacacttccttGGGTCATGTCTGttatcatgggccactaaaaagcagaattcagtggccttatccactgctgaggctgagtatgttgttgctgcctcttgttgtgctcaactgaTGTAGATCAAACAGCAGCTGatggattttggcattgaagttggttgcaaccctatcttttgtgataacattagtgctattagtatgactaagaacccagttcatcataagaggactaagaaCATAGATGTTAGGCATTACATCttaagggacaactatgagaaaggattgattacTATAGAATTCTGCGCTACTAATAAACAAATTGAtgacatctttactaaagcactaagtagagaaatatttgaaaggaaaaggttagaattagggatgattaagatcacctaatgggaccagctcagatgcacaatgaaaaaaattgaaaaaaaaaattggctaggAAATCTAGAACTTGTGTAAATACTGGATTAATTTTTACTTAGTTtcatactgtaaatagtatactcctatgacatgtgttgatatgactcactgatctgtaacaaaattttctctattttggtaAATTAAGACATgatcaagagaattctaaatgaagaatctggttcatcagtattggtTCATCTGAATAAAGAGGTATGTTCTCTATACTCTgtacaattagaaatataaatatttaaatcatgagcagagtcctacctaTGTTCAAAAACATCAGAAAATCCTATCCGTTTTTTTTAACCAGTTCCGTCTCTACTAGAGTTCTCAACACATAAAAttcctaaaatctagggaagcttaACCGTTCATTCAACCTGAAATTTTAGGTTTATTAGACCTTTAATTGACTATAAAAAGATATGGTTAACCATTAAATAAGTTTCTCTCTTTAAATACCCATCATCAACCTCTGCCACCCTCATTATTCCAAACCGTcaaaaatctctctaaaatagttctctcttccaaaagcctaactcacaaactctctcaagaaatCAGTTACAATGTCGAACCCTCAAGATAATCCAGGCACTCCTCCAGCCCTCCCATTCTGGTTCCTCCATACCTCATCCACCCAGCACAACCCCTCAACTTAGGAGAAGGCGAGTAAAAATGCTTGCTCGCAAAACGGTGGCAACTGGTGCTCTTTCAAAGAAATTGAAcgagaaattgaagaaatccaAGCCTAATATTCTGAGAAATCAGATGATTCGTTCAAATCTGCGAGTGAGGGGGAAGGAACTGGGTCTTCTGACTTTGAGAAGGCTCAAAACTCCCCTTCTGAGGTACGTTCTGTTTTGGCTGAAAATTTAGACAATAGCTTTGTTTTGGATGGGTCTGTTAGGAATGTGGAATTGCCTGAGTCAAGAAGGAGAGGTGGTAAAAACAAAGGATAAAAAGAAAATGAGTGTGAGGGTGTATGTAGTAAtgtgaggggaaaagggaaaggagtGGCTGGTTCTTAACCCACTTCTGAATTAATGGTACTGGCTATCTGTGGGGTTGAACGCACAACTGTAGACGAAAGTGGcaagaagtcagggggaagtggtttaGGGGAGGATACTGAAGGGTTGGTTAATCTAAGTTCACAggcagatgaacctggttcatctattgaGGAGAC encodes the following:
- the LOC138871501 gene encoding secreted RxLR effector protein 161-like, with protein sequence MEFTLYEIDVKSAFLNGYLKEEVFVKQPLELYRGMIGSLLYLTASRPDIVFSVGFCARFQANPKESHLTIVKRILRYLKGTTDLCIWYPKGSNFNLVGYADADYASFLVDRKSTSGMAHFLGSCLLSWATKKQNSVALSTAEAEYVVAASCCAQLM